The genomic stretch TATGTTGTTTTGGTTCAGTTGAAATGTGTATCGAGTTACTCACAATCACAGAGGAGTTTTCTGGTAAACATCCTATTTTTGAACAAACAAATGTTCTGAATCTCTAGTGAATTATATTTACTCAGTATTCTTTTTTCAAACCAAGATTTATTAGATTATTAAATTTTGACGTCAATAACCAATAGTACTCCGTATAGAAAATACATCCAGTAGATTTCCAATGCATCAATCTTCAAACAGCTATATAATCAAAACCCAAACTATTTTGAATAGCCAAGCATTAGTAACCATGACCTACAAAAATGTAACTCATTGCGAAATGTAGATAACAAATGTAAGATGTGTAACCGAACTTAAGAAAATTAATGCTATTTATAACGAAAACAAAGTCTAATAGCCTCACAGTATCATGTTCAAGGGCGTACAATAGCTTAgctcaaaacaaaaaaaacagcaCACAACAGCAACAGCATATAACCATTTGTGTTCGTTATGCATATAACATATAAGCAGCAAAAACTTTTCAACGCTTGCCGCCACCACCTCCAATCTTTGGGCCCTTGGGTGCTGCTCCCTTGGGTACGTTGGCCTTTCCGGAAGTCTTTTGCTTGGACATAACTTCAGCCTTCTTTGCCTTCTTCTCGTCTTTGGTTTTCTTGATTCTCTCCTTAATTTCGCTGATATGCCAAACATGTTTATTCATTAACCATAGTAGTAAACACCAATCTATTCTAACTAGGATAAGTAGAGAGGTATTTTGGCTTTCAGATTTAAATTCACAGAATTCCATTGCATCTCATACCGTAGAGCAGCTTCACGTGCAGCATCACGGACCTCTGGTTTCTCAGCTCGTTTTTTCTGAATGACCTCTAAGGTGGCACCAACAATTGACCTTGAGTAGGGCTTCTTGTTGGTACGACGCCTCTTCTTCACAGCTTCAGCAGCAGCATCCTAAGCCAATGAAAAAACAATATTAAATCAATAAAAACTGCCAAATAAACTTTGTTGAATGATAGATAGTATATCAATAATGTAATTCGCCTTTTTATGTTGTTTCCTGTACATAGCAGTCCAAGAAAGCTTAGCAGGCCTCAGGCGATTGTGGAAGTACCTCTTGCATTTCGAGTTAACAAAGAGGAACACCTACAACAACAGCAAACTCATCTCACAATTCCTAACAAGATGTGGTGTAAATAATAAGGCGTAGGAAAATGCAACCGCTAGCAATGAGGTCATCCTACCTGAGAATCCGATCGGATAAACCTGATGCCCCTTCCAGGATATATCTTGGCACCGCTAAAACGGCAAAGCTCCGTCCTAACAACCAAGGACAGATGTAACAAAATCAATACTCAACCGGTATGATACACCATGCTGTGGACAAATGCCGCATCTAACATATGCATTATATGCAAGGCAAAAAGAAGACATCACAAACAAATTTGGAGAGTCAAATAGTTCAATTCCTCAATCTCCCAGAGCAGTCAATTTATCTCAGAACCAAGGTTATACAGCAGAATCTAAACAACATATCCAAGGCTAACTCAAACAAATTGGCCAGGAAACAATATTTCAAGGTTAAACGAGTAAAATACTTGAATTAGATCTTGCAACTCTCAAACCCAGAGGTAACTGCCCAACAATTGTCCAGCAATGGGAAAATAAATACAAatggaaattgaaattgaaatgtaCAGAGGACTGAAGCCAAATTTGACAAACTTCTAAATCTACATCCGAAATGGAGACGAAAAGCTAAAAAACATCTACAGGTTGAATAAGTTCCATAAGCAATCCCTAAAAACAAATTCCAAAACATCTACAGGTTGAATAAGTTCCAGAAGCAGATTGGATTGACTGAAGGATGCGCAATAGCATATAAGGAAAAGCTAACCAGCAGATATCATACAAAAATTACGACTTACTTGAGAACCATGGCTGCAAAATGTTGCTCGGCGCGGGAGGTTTTGTTTAGGGTGTTGTAGAACTGCCAGAAACCCTAAAAGCCGAACACAGCAATATAAGGCGTTGCAGTGAAATGGGCTTGGGTAGCAAAGCCCATTTCAAAAACAAGGCTCCATCTCTCAATCTGTAAGTCCCATTTTAAAAAACATCTCTAAACCCAATCTTCCCCACCCAAACCATCAGCCCAGCAACGTCAAACTTCAATAAAAATCTTTAcaagttagagcatctccaatggcggacgtccggtcggacatccgcgacgggcgaccgggacgtagGCCATTGTGgcatttcaactcggatacggacgtccccgtaaggacgtcggatgtcctcggacgtgggggcgacgggcgggcggacgtccgccattgtggcgtgggtcggacgtccggtatttattactccctccgtcccgcactactcgcacgtatttcctttttggacgtcccaagttacttgcactctttccatttttagtaaaaattttcacctacagccgtcattttttactttcctatacattcattccttaatctccgtgccgaaaaggaaatgagcgagtagctcgggacggagggagtattatttttttaaactctatatatacgactcgttgaacttcatttcattcgcaccacttgtgttaacaagtttctctctctacatctctattttcaagtatatctagaatggctagtgacagtgatagcgagGATAAATTGAAGGTCGTtgtggaaggtgcgatagataggctgctacactagagggagcagcggcggcagcaggcggcggtacaTCGGCCGATCCGTCGTCGAACTACaataccccgtgaccacattgttgcacatattcggttgtatcaggactacttcgctccgcagccgcgttttggggatgccttattccggcgacgttttaggatgcatcgtccgttGTTTATGtatatcgtgggtgctttagagagaagataccagtattttaggatcagggaggatgcagttggcaaacccggacttacgcccttacagaagtgcactgtcgcaattagacaactggcgtacggaggcgcggccgacatgttcgacgagtacctccacattggcgagtcgatagccgtcgagtgtctgcagaatttttgcgcgggcgtgagagcgatattcggggagcggtatctttggtgtccgagccccgaagactgccagaggctgatagatatgcatgggtcggtgcacgggttccctgggatgttgggcagcatagattgtatgcattgggagtggaagaactgccccgccgcctggaaggggatgtacactaccggcttcaaagccaagcatcccacgatgatccttgaagttgtagctgactaccggctgtggatatggcatgcttattttggagtcgccgggtcgaacaatgacatcagcgttctccagtcgtcgcccctgttcaacgctcagtgcaatggcgttggtcccgccatcagtttcgtcgccaacggcaaccagcacaatatgggatactatttggcagatgggatatacccaaactggcccgtctttgtgaagacaatcaagcatccgctcggacaaaagaagtcatactttgcgagccgtcaagaagcagcgcgcaaggatgtggagcgggcatttggtgtgctccaga from Salvia splendens isolate huo1 chromosome 15, SspV2, whole genome shotgun sequence encodes the following:
- the LOC121769149 gene encoding 60S ribosomal protein L24-like encodes the protein MVLKTELCRFSGAKIYPGRGIRFIRSDSQVFLFVNSKCKRYFHNRLRPAKLSWTAMYRKQHKKDAAAEAVKKRRRTNKKPYSRSIVGATLEVIQKKRAEKPEVRDAAREAALREIKERIKKTKDEKKAKKAEVMSKQKTSGKANVPKGAAPKGPKIGGGGGKR